The following proteins are co-located in the Spinactinospora alkalitolerans genome:
- a CDS encoding ATP-binding protein, translating into MNLLTDLDEFPTALADLVISLITVHGWTLLLTTLVTVAVLLALRMVAGWLRHRAWARQARLVEILPPPDSDLSGAEALWTQMLGLLRPAWKRLLSGQPHVVWEYVMDAHGLHVRLWVPGPTPPGLVERAVEAAWPGAAATARPVPPRATVRTHGGHLRLARPDHYPIAAQHEDDPIRSLIGAAGAPAPAEQVLVQVAVRPVTGRRLRRANRAAAQLRQAHSAGAGVFDALTPGGSRRSASLMALRPEVSGEIRAILAKSTAPRLETCVRYLITHPAEGAEGRERRRGRAHAVAAAFAVFTGFNHYRRRWVPLLADRLAHARWLGHGDLLSAKELAAVAHLPVDETVPGLERAPARPTPPPPGIAADDPGTRLLGLADAAGARPIGLRVADARHHMHVIGGTGTGKTTFLLNMILDDVAKGRGLVFIEPKGESDHLLSRVPKEAADQMVLIDPDDNAPPPALNVLAAGRGERERSADMVTGIFRRIFADSWGPRTEDILRSACLTLAGTGHAGLANIPRLLENASFRRRATASLDDPVLKGFWGWFDDLSEPARAHATAPLMNKLRSVLLRGFARDLLATTDRGLDLRALLDDGAVIIARLPKGVLGEDTSSLLGSLLLAQVWNAVLSRARQAESERRDIGIYLDECQNFLTLPYGIDDMLAEARAYRAGLVLAHQDLSQLPRDLREAVSANARSKVFFDVSPEDARSLARHVRPNLAEHDLSHLAAYQAAARLVSGGALSPSFTLRTRPLPPPAKGRATAVRKTARAHTQPAP; encoded by the coding sequence TTCCCCACCGCTCTGGCCGACCTCGTCATCAGCCTCATCACCGTCCACGGCTGGACGCTGCTACTGACCACCCTGGTCACCGTCGCCGTCCTCCTGGCGCTCCGGATGGTCGCCGGTTGGCTGCGGCACCGCGCATGGGCACGCCAGGCGCGACTGGTGGAGATCCTGCCGCCCCCTGACAGCGACCTGTCCGGCGCCGAGGCCCTGTGGACGCAGATGCTCGGGCTGCTGCGGCCCGCCTGGAAACGCCTGCTGTCGGGGCAGCCGCACGTGGTGTGGGAGTACGTCATGGACGCCCACGGGCTCCATGTGCGGCTGTGGGTCCCCGGCCCCACCCCGCCCGGCCTGGTCGAGCGCGCCGTCGAGGCGGCCTGGCCCGGCGCCGCGGCCACCGCCCGGCCCGTCCCGCCCCGCGCCACCGTGCGCACCCACGGCGGGCACCTGCGGCTGGCCCGCCCGGACCATTACCCCATCGCCGCCCAGCATGAGGACGACCCGATCCGTTCGCTGATCGGCGCGGCCGGCGCCCCCGCCCCCGCTGAGCAGGTGCTGGTGCAGGTGGCGGTGCGTCCGGTGACCGGGCGGCGGCTGCGCCGCGCCAACCGCGCCGCCGCCCAACTCAGGCAGGCGCACAGCGCAGGCGCCGGGGTGTTCGACGCCCTGACCCCCGGTGGCAGTCGGCGCAGCGCTTCACTGATGGCCCTGCGCCCCGAGGTCTCCGGCGAGATCCGTGCCATCCTGGCCAAGTCGACCGCGCCCAGGTTGGAGACCTGCGTCCGCTACCTCATCACCCACCCCGCTGAGGGCGCCGAGGGGCGGGAGCGGCGCCGGGGCCGCGCCCACGCCGTCGCCGCGGCGTTCGCGGTGTTCACCGGCTTCAACCACTACCGCCGCCGGTGGGTGCCATTGCTCGCCGACCGGCTGGCCCACGCCCGCTGGCTCGGCCACGGCGACCTGCTCTCAGCCAAAGAACTCGCCGCTGTGGCGCATCTGCCCGTCGACGAGACCGTGCCCGGCCTGGAGCGCGCTCCGGCCCGGCCCACCCCGCCCCCGCCCGGCATCGCCGCCGACGACCCCGGCACCCGGCTGCTCGGCCTCGCCGACGCGGCCGGGGCCCGCCCGATCGGGCTGCGGGTGGCCGACGCGCGCCACCACATGCACGTCATCGGCGGCACCGGGACCGGCAAGACCACCTTCCTGCTCAACATGATCCTCGACGACGTCGCCAAGGGCCGCGGCCTGGTCTTCATCGAGCCCAAGGGCGAATCCGACCACCTGCTCTCCCGCGTCCCCAAGGAGGCGGCCGACCAGATGGTGCTGATCGATCCCGACGACAACGCGCCCCCGCCCGCGCTCAACGTGCTCGCCGCCGGCCGCGGGGAGCGCGAGCGCTCCGCCGACATGGTCACCGGGATCTTCCGCCGGATCTTCGCCGACTCCTGGGGGCCGCGCACCGAGGACATCCTGCGCTCGGCCTGCCTCACCCTCGCCGGAACCGGCCACGCCGGCCTGGCCAACATCCCCCGCCTGCTGGAGAACGCCTCCTTCCGGCGCCGCGCCACCGCCAGTCTCGACGACCCCGTGCTGAAGGGCTTCTGGGGCTGGTTCGACGACCTGTCCGAGCCCGCCCGCGCCCACGCCACCGCCCCGCTGATGAACAAGCTCCGCAGCGTGCTGCTACGCGGCTTCGCCCGCGACCTGCTCGCCACCACCGACCGCGGACTCGACCTGCGCGCCCTGCTCGACGACGGCGCCGTCATCATCGCCCGCCTGCCCAAGGGCGTACTCGGCGAGGACACCTCATCCCTGCTCGGCTCGCTGCTGCTGGCCCAGGTGTGGAACGCGGTGCTCTCCCGCGCCCGCCAGGCCGAATCCGAGCGCCGCGACATCGGCATCTACCTGGACGAGTGCCAGAACTTCCTCACCCTGCCCTACGGCATCGACGACATGCTCGCCGAAGCCCGCGCCTACCGCGCAGGCCTGGTGCTGGCCCACCAGGACCTCTCCCAACTCCCCCGCGACCTACGCGAAGCCGTCTCCGCCAACGCCCGAAGCAAGGTCTTCTTCGACGTGAGCCCCGAAGACGCCCGCAGTCTCGCCCGCCATGTGCGGCCCAACCTCGCCGAGCACGACCTGTCCCACCTGGCCGCCTACCAGGCCGCCGCCCGCCTGGTCTCCGGCGGGGCGCTGTCTCCCTCCTTCACGCTGCGCACCCGCCCCCTCCCGCCACCGGCCAAGGGACGCGCCACCGCCGTACGCAAGACCGCCCGAGCCCACACCCAGCCCGCTCCATAG
- a CDS encoding replication-relaxation family protein → MRAPTRPDHRGPVRPRTTPEAIHRLIARLTPRDLRIMRLVHDHRVFTTDQLARLEFGSYNTAKKRLPVLYALRALDRFRPWTPVGTAPWHYVLDAPGAEILAAEHGQTAREFGYRRDRVLTLAYRSSLTHTLGVNEFFVDLTAHTRTHSTRLAWRTARDCEHQFGDIVRPDAAGRWTDANKAIDFFLEYDTGTEPLRRLEAKLDAYHELARLTGNRGIVLFRLPSAKRADNLHHRIPRPPVPTATAIHGTHPAHKVWTPLGSSTPRRLIDLNDSRAEQAFPPGWPEADVG, encoded by the coding sequence ATGCGCGCACCCACCCGACCCGACCATCGCGGCCCCGTCCGCCCCCGCACCACGCCCGAGGCCATCCACCGGCTCATCGCCCGCCTCACCCCGCGCGACCTGCGCATCATGCGCCTGGTCCACGACCACCGGGTCTTCACCACCGACCAGCTCGCCCGCCTGGAGTTCGGCTCCTACAACACCGCCAAGAAACGCCTGCCCGTCCTCTACGCGTTGCGCGCGCTGGACCGCTTCCGCCCCTGGACCCCGGTGGGCACCGCGCCCTGGCACTACGTCCTCGACGCCCCCGGCGCCGAGATCCTCGCCGCCGAACACGGCCAGACCGCACGCGAGTTCGGCTACCGGCGCGACCGCGTCCTCACCCTCGCCTACCGCTCATCCCTCACCCACACCCTGGGCGTCAACGAGTTCTTCGTCGACCTGACGGCCCACACCCGCACCCACAGCACCCGCCTGGCCTGGCGCACCGCCCGCGACTGCGAGCACCAGTTCGGCGACATCGTCCGCCCCGACGCCGCCGGACGCTGGACCGACGCCAATAAAGCCATCGACTTCTTCCTGGAATACGACACCGGCACCGAGCCGCTGCGCCGCCTGGAGGCCAAGCTCGACGCCTACCACGAACTCGCCCGGCTCACCGGCAACCGCGGCATCGTGCTGTTCCGGCTGCCCTCGGCCAAACGCGCGGACAACCTGCACCACCGCATCCCCCGCCCACCCGTGCCCACCGCCACCGCGATCCACGGCACCCACCCCGCCCACAAGGTGTGGACGCCCCTGGGCTCCTCCACACCGCGCCGACTGATCGACCTGAACGACAGCAGGGCAGAGCAGGCGTTCCCGCCCGGATGGCCGGAGGCCGACGTTGGCTAG
- a CDS encoding C40 family peptidase, which produces MASPGCLAGLTVPLVLIGLAFSAVTTVLDDHDTQAAPAHVDGIPDTLLDAYVRAAQALEGMEPQCTGMRWQILAGIGKIESSLLAGHDIAPNGDVSPPMIGPRLDGTGNGGNLTPHYDTDNGRYDGDTEYDRAVGPNQHLPSGWDTYGADGNGDGEKNPHNAYDSALASARELCLSAGEGGVDFTDRAQLSDTLFRYNHSRTYVADVLDAIDTFDALPPLTDDGTGSRQGRKAVEWALRQVGKPYIWGGVGPAGFDCSGLTMKAWQAAGVGIPRVTTDQYHAGQRVSLDQLQPGDLLFYDTTDLGAPGPAPSHVTMYIGDGQMINAPSTGSDVRTESIESELYSPRFMGAVRLGTSVRDIR; this is translated from the coding sequence TTGGCTAGCCCCGGCTGCCTGGCCGGCCTCACCGTCCCCCTCGTTCTGATCGGCCTCGCCTTCTCCGCCGTCACCACCGTCCTCGACGACCACGACACCCAGGCCGCGCCCGCCCACGTCGACGGCATCCCCGACACGCTGCTCGACGCCTACGTCCGCGCCGCCCAAGCGCTGGAAGGCATGGAGCCCCAGTGCACCGGGATGCGCTGGCAGATCCTGGCCGGCATCGGCAAGATCGAATCCAGCCTGCTCGCCGGCCACGACATCGCACCCAACGGCGACGTCTCACCGCCGATGATCGGACCCCGCCTGGACGGCACCGGCAACGGCGGCAACCTCACCCCCCACTACGACACCGACAACGGCCGCTACGACGGCGACACCGAATACGACCGCGCCGTCGGGCCCAACCAGCACCTGCCCTCGGGCTGGGACACCTACGGCGCCGACGGCAACGGCGACGGCGAAAAGAACCCGCACAACGCCTACGACTCCGCCCTGGCCAGCGCGAGGGAACTGTGCCTGAGTGCAGGCGAGGGCGGCGTCGACTTCACCGACCGCGCCCAGCTCTCCGACACCCTGTTCCGCTACAACCACTCCCGCACCTACGTCGCCGACGTCCTGGACGCCATCGACACCTTCGACGCGCTGCCACCCCTCACCGACGACGGAACGGGCAGCCGACAAGGCCGTAAAGCGGTGGAATGGGCGCTGCGCCAGGTCGGCAAACCCTACATCTGGGGCGGCGTCGGACCGGCGGGCTTCGACTGCTCCGGGCTCACCATGAAGGCCTGGCAGGCCGCCGGCGTGGGCATCCCCCGCGTCACCACCGACCAGTACCACGCCGGCCAACGCGTCAGCCTCGACCAACTCCAACCCGGAGACCTGCTCTTCTACGACACCACCGACCTGGGCGCCCCCGGCCCCGCCCCCAGCCACGTCACCATGTACATCGGCGACGGACAGATGATCAACGCCCCCTCCACCGGCAGCGATGTCCGTACCGAGTCGATCGAGAGCGAGCTCTACTCCCCACGGTTCATGGGAGCAGTCAGACTAGGCACATCAGTGAGGGACATCAGATGA
- a CDS encoding TetR/AcrR family transcriptional regulator: protein MSPETRRDRLRAQMSEDVRAAAREIITKQGIEALTLAEIARKVGVTPAALYRHFDDLADIVRYTARDIVSELTSELHAVVDAQPEDDIATRLIAPCRGFRRWSLDHRQEFSLLFGTPTSAAGKAHEDVTSDWVLQLAAVWGPIFLRLWSTRPYEILDDDELDPLLRQQMADYRKSTGVDMPLGALVVFLSCWRSIYGAVALEVFDHFTPLIADQEPMFELLMWELLTRLGLGDEYRPPRSDGAHPKG, encoded by the coding sequence GTGAGTCCGGAGACCCGGCGTGACCGCCTCCGTGCGCAGATGTCGGAAGACGTACGGGCCGCTGCGCGGGAGATCATCACCAAGCAAGGGATCGAGGCGCTCACACTCGCCGAGATCGCTCGCAAGGTGGGGGTGACACCGGCGGCTCTCTACCGGCACTTCGACGACTTGGCGGATATCGTCCGGTACACGGCCCGGGACATCGTCTCCGAGCTCACGAGTGAACTGCACGCCGTGGTGGATGCGCAGCCCGAGGACGACATCGCCACGCGTCTGATCGCGCCGTGCCGGGGCTTCCGGCGGTGGTCGCTCGACCACCGCCAGGAGTTCAGCCTGCTGTTCGGCACGCCAACATCGGCTGCGGGGAAAGCCCACGAAGATGTGACCAGCGACTGGGTGCTCCAGCTTGCCGCAGTCTGGGGCCCGATTTTCCTGAGGCTCTGGTCCACCCGCCCATACGAGATCTTGGACGATGACGAGCTCGATCCGCTTTTACGTCAACAGATGGCGGATTACCGCAAGTCAACCGGTGTGGACATGCCGCTCGGGGCGCTCGTCGTCTTCCTCTCCTGTTGGCGGTCGATTTATGGAGCGGTCGCGCTGGAGGTGTTCGACCACTTCACGCCGCTGATCGCCGACCAGGAACCGATGTTTGAGCTGTTGATGTGGGAACTCCTCACCCGATTGGGACTCGGGGATGAGTACCGTCCTCCTCGTTCTGACGGTGCACATCCGAAGGGCTGA
- a CDS encoding RipA family octameric membrane protein: MTGSQGVREVTDGVPGLADRLWNRAVTPEDYVTAAGEKYQAAVLEQYRLYVEMADRVSARRSLTNTFFLTVNATLIAMAGAFGSSVLKGVSVWGVVPIGLIAVCQCAVWFLLILSYKQLNGAKYRVIGELERRLPALPYRDAEWLELGEGKSWRRYVPLTRVELGVPAIFAALYLLIVVAALISR; this comes from the coding sequence ATGACCGGCTCCCAAGGAGTTCGAGAAGTCACCGACGGTGTTCCAGGGCTCGCCGACCGCCTGTGGAATCGTGCCGTCACCCCTGAGGACTATGTGACGGCCGCAGGTGAGAAATACCAGGCTGCAGTGCTTGAGCAGTACAGGCTGTACGTCGAGATGGCGGATCGGGTCAGCGCGCGCCGGAGCCTGACCAACACCTTCTTCCTGACGGTCAACGCGACCCTCATCGCGATGGCGGGTGCCTTCGGATCCTCGGTGCTGAAAGGCGTGTCCGTCTGGGGAGTCGTGCCAATCGGCCTGATCGCGGTGTGTCAGTGCGCGGTATGGTTCCTGCTGATCCTCTCCTACAAACAGCTCAACGGGGCGAAATACCGGGTTATCGGCGAACTCGAGCGGCGTTTGCCCGCACTGCCCTACCGGGACGCTGAGTGGCTGGAGCTGGGAGAGGGCAAATCGTGGCGGAGGTATGTGCCCCTCACTCGGGTCGAGCTAGGGGTGCCTGCGATCTTCGCGGCGTTGTATCTGCTGATCGTGGTTGCCGCACTCATCAGCAGGTGA
- a CDS encoding N-6 DNA methylase has product MPESRKRLRTPPHPDVDQHAHAIAEAVDAAWHRAHGYGHLEVPASVVAALSLLAPPVEERDAAADHITGLSTEEFAAFMRHQWAAFINLRLDLINPVWPLAAVWHGEHAITGTTVDAARSAACAALTAGQLHLTGDRETRWETDLFGVLITLMKGRNARAAHGQYYTPSPIAQLMSHMLGIADGETIHEPAAGTGGMLRAAAQVMREQGRSPASAVWVANDVDALAVACLAVNAVLWELGTHVVIGVGDTLTEEWMKRAPAQRAETIRIADDMRRLRQMTHAFEPAQRLTDTVAHEQGDTGGEAA; this is encoded by the coding sequence ATGCCCGAATCCAGGAAGAGGCTCCGCACACCTCCACATCCCGACGTCGACCAGCACGCCCACGCCATCGCCGAAGCCGTCGATGCGGCCTGGCACCGCGCCCACGGCTACGGGCACCTCGAAGTCCCCGCCTCGGTCGTCGCCGCGCTGTCCCTGCTCGCCCCGCCCGTCGAGGAGCGCGACGCCGCAGCCGACCACATCACCGGCCTGTCGACAGAGGAGTTCGCGGCGTTCATGCGCCACCAGTGGGCCGCCTTCATCAACCTTCGCCTGGACCTGATCAACCCCGTGTGGCCGCTGGCGGCGGTGTGGCACGGCGAACACGCCATCACCGGCACCACCGTGGACGCTGCCCGAAGCGCGGCGTGCGCCGCGCTGACGGCAGGACAGCTCCACCTGACCGGCGACCGGGAGACACGTTGGGAAACCGACCTGTTCGGCGTGCTGATCACCCTCATGAAGGGCCGCAACGCGCGCGCCGCGCACGGCCAGTACTACACACCGTCACCGATTGCTCAGCTCATGTCCCACATGCTCGGCATCGCCGACGGCGAGACGATTCACGAGCCGGCCGCAGGTACGGGCGGGATGCTGCGCGCCGCCGCTCAGGTCATGCGCGAGCAGGGCCGTTCCCCGGCGTCGGCGGTGTGGGTCGCCAACGACGTCGACGCACTCGCCGTGGCATGCCTGGCGGTCAACGCCGTGCTGTGGGAGCTGGGCACCCACGTGGTGATCGGGGTCGGCGACACCCTGACCGAGGAATGGATGAAACGCGCGCCGGCCCAGCGCGCCGAAACCATCCGCATCGCCGATGACATGCGCCGACTCCGACAAATGACGCACGCGTTCGAACCGGCCCAGCGCCTCACCGACACCGTCGCACACGAGCAAGGCGACACGGGAGGCGAGGCGGCGTGA
- a CDS encoding DNA polymerase III subunit beta produces MTTTTDTTGTAPRFTAGRAALADALTTVGLAVGSRPAVPLLGAVLLEGHPDGCLKLSGFDYETAITVTVPDAATAPGRVLVDHAETVRMLSALVKGKSKRKADAVGVTIAAPSPDAPAMTANGYTVPLTAYPLADYPTLPEAPPTVADLDRERFVTELGRVLCAVGRDDTLPILTGVNMEVTGNGLTLAATDRYRLAVAHLPTQDGTDGAALVSGALLAKLARKLTGQRVTLGRDQNLVSLDCGNVRVVTRPIYGEFVKYRKHLPAGMPASFTAERAELLALTAQAEAILSAKRQSRSLVGITVTPGTLTVAPLLSERADDVAAPELTAKTEGYPDEPIRFAFDSRFLTDAVTGITGETATVHTGLVPTRPAVITETGQRPGDPAAYRHLLMPVRLS; encoded by the coding sequence ATGACCACGACCACCGACACCACCGGCACCGCACCGAGGTTCACCGCCGGCCGCGCCGCGCTCGCTGATGCGCTGACCACGGTCGGGCTGGCGGTCGGCTCGCGCCCCGCCGTGCCGCTGCTGGGCGCGGTACTGCTGGAAGGCCACCCCGACGGGTGCCTGAAGCTGTCGGGATTCGACTACGAGACCGCGATCACGGTCACGGTCCCCGACGCCGCCACCGCCCCGGGACGGGTGCTCGTCGACCACGCCGAAACCGTGCGGATGCTGTCCGCGCTGGTCAAGGGCAAGAGCAAGCGCAAGGCGGATGCGGTAGGGGTCACCATCGCCGCGCCGAGCCCGGACGCTCCCGCTATGACCGCCAACGGCTACACGGTGCCGCTGACGGCCTACCCACTGGCCGACTACCCCACCCTGCCCGAGGCGCCGCCGACGGTGGCGGACCTGGACCGCGAGCGCTTCGTCACGGAGTTGGGGCGGGTGCTGTGCGCGGTCGGCCGTGACGACACGTTGCCGATTCTGACCGGCGTCAACATGGAGGTGACCGGAAACGGGCTGACGCTGGCCGCCACCGACCGCTACCGGCTGGCCGTGGCCCACCTGCCCACCCAGGACGGCACGGACGGGGCGGCGCTGGTGTCGGGGGCACTGCTGGCCAAGCTGGCCAGGAAACTCACCGGACAGCGCGTCACGCTGGGCCGTGATCAGAACCTGGTGTCGCTGGACTGCGGCAACGTGCGCGTGGTCACCCGCCCGATCTACGGCGAGTTCGTCAAGTACCGCAAGCACCTCCCGGCCGGCATGCCCGCCTCCTTCACCGCCGAGCGCGCCGAACTCCTGGCGCTGACCGCCCAGGCCGAGGCGATTCTGTCGGCCAAGCGCCAGAGCAGGAGCCTGGTCGGCATCACCGTCACCCCCGGCACGCTCACCGTCGCCCCGCTGCTCTCAGAGCGCGCCGACGACGTCGCGGCGCCCGAGCTGACCGCGAAGACCGAAGGCTACCCCGATGAGCCGATCCGGTTCGCCTTCGACTCCAGGTTCCTCACCGACGCCGTGACCGGCATCACCGGGGAGACGGCGACCGTGCACACCGGACTCGTCCCCACCCGGCCGGCCGTGATCACCGAGACCGGGCAGCGTCCCGGTGACCCCGCGGCCTACCGGCACCTGCTGATGCCGGTCCGGCTGTCCTGA
- a CDS encoding ArdC-like ssDNA-binding domain-containing protein, whose product MGKQKGKLTPEQRQERLKAAHDRLTHAVDGLLTSEGWRAMIAARVWLRRYSLNNVLMIISQFPDATDVRPLSQWNETGRRVRKGQKGIRIFAPCRYKVRDDDGNEETDTNGDPVFQVRGFKLVSVFDVSQTEGDPLPAASDAAPQELQGIAPARLWDGIARQITARGFTVERGDCGHAYGWTRWDTRTVRMRASVDEAQAAKTLVHELAHIACDHEARRTTTPRALLEVEAESVACIVVGFAGLDSLAYSVPYVAGWAGDAETAHTSAGRVLSVADAIVTALENAADTDPHARIGDAA is encoded by the coding sequence ATGGGAAAGCAGAAAGGGAAGCTCACCCCCGAGCAGCGACAGGAACGACTCAAGGCCGCACACGATCGACTGACGCACGCCGTTGACGGCCTGCTCACCTCCGAAGGATGGCGCGCGATGATCGCGGCGCGCGTGTGGCTGCGCCGCTACTCGCTGAACAACGTGCTGATGATCATCTCGCAGTTCCCGGATGCGACCGACGTCCGTCCGCTGTCGCAGTGGAACGAGACGGGGCGGCGCGTCCGCAAGGGACAGAAAGGCATCCGGATCTTCGCGCCGTGCCGCTACAAGGTGCGCGACGACGACGGCAACGAGGAGACCGACACCAACGGCGATCCCGTCTTTCAGGTGCGCGGTTTCAAGCTGGTGAGCGTCTTCGACGTCTCCCAGACCGAAGGTGATCCCCTGCCCGCTGCGAGCGACGCCGCGCCGCAGGAGCTTCAAGGGATCGCGCCCGCGCGTCTGTGGGACGGCATCGCCCGACAGATCACCGCGCGCGGATTCACCGTTGAGCGCGGCGACTGCGGGCACGCCTACGGCTGGACCAGGTGGGACACGCGCACGGTACGCATGCGCGCGAGCGTCGACGAGGCGCAGGCGGCGAAAACCCTGGTCCACGAGCTGGCGCACATCGCCTGCGACCACGAGGCACGCCGCACCACCACGCCCCGTGCGCTGCTGGAGGTCGAAGCCGAATCGGTCGCCTGCATCGTCGTCGGCTTCGCGGGACTCGATTCACTGGCCTACTCCGTGCCCTACGTGGCCGGATGGGCTGGCGACGCCGAAACCGCCCACACCAGCGCCGGACGCGTGCTGAGCGTGGCCGATGCCATCGTCACCGCGCTGGAGAACGCGGCCGACACCGACCCTCACGCCCGGATCGGCGACGCGGCGTGA